The DNA window TGCGCCTACCTGACGGAGGGAACGTTCCTCGACTTCGGGACGCCGGAAGATTACCTTCGCGGGACGCTCGCGCTCCTCGCGGAACGCGATGGCGGCAAGGGGCCCCGCTCCTTCGTCCACCCCCGGGCGTCGATCGGGAAAGGCGCGACCGTCGGACCCGACGCGGTCGTCGAGGAGGGCGTTTCCGTGGGCGCTGGCGCCGTCGTTCGCCGCGCGATCCTGTGGCCCGGCGCCGTCGTGCCGCCCGGGGCGCTCGTCGAGAACGGCATCCTCACGCCGAACTGCTTCGTCCCCGCGTAAGAGCTTCAATTCACAAATACGGCAACCTATCCTGTAATAGTGGATCGGAGCACTACACCGCGATTGGCCGATAGCGGCCGGTCTGCGCCTCACGGGGTTCCCCTTGCGGGGGACGCCTTGCCCGTCCATCCGTGGACGGGCGGCGGCTCAGTCGCTCCTCGCTCCCGGCCTCCATGCCTCCGCTTCGTCGCTCATGCCCCCGCCGGGGCACCCCGTCTCGGCGCTTGCCCGGCCTAACTGCAGCGTTACACGAATACGTCAACCTAGCCGGAGGCGTCGCGGAGCGGGATACCCCTTCCGAGCGGGCGTGAGTTTTCGCCGGAGCCATGGAGGGCGAGAGGCGAAAACGACCGCCAGCGAAGGACGCCAGGGATGGCGGACGGAGCGGTAGTGAGGGAGGGAGTATCACGCGGAGAGAGAGGCGCCTCCGGACGATATGGACGCGTAATTGTTGATTGATGCGTTAGCCGCACGTCGGGTCGCCGGGGAGGCACGCTTTTCCCGGGTTGCCTTTCGTGTAGAGGAGGAGGGCGCTGCCGTACGGAGCCGCGAACGCCCCGCGCTTGTCGAACTCCGCCGATAATCCGCACAGCGTCCTCACCCCGACGCGGAACAGGTCCTCCCTCCCCGTCGCCCGCGCGCAGCGCAGCAGGGCGGATGCGATGCGGGCGTTGGGGGCGAACGGGAAGAGCGGCTGCGAAAGCACGCCGAAATCCCCCGCCTCGGGGAGTCGATCCAGGAAACCGGCCGCCTCCGGCCGGTACAGGTGCGACACGGCGTCGGCAAGGACCTCCTCCGCCCACCGCAGGTACTCCTCCTTCCCGGTGGCGTCGTGCAGGTCGAGATACGCGGTGGAAACGGCCGCGTGATCGGCGAGCAGGCGATGGGGAACCTTCTCTTCTTCCCCCGGGGACGCAAGGTAACGCGCCATTCCCGCCGAAGGCGAGGTCATCCGCTCCCGGAGAAAGCGGCCGAGCCGTTCCGCCCGCGCCAACAGTGAGTCCCCCTCTCCCCCGGCCGGAGCGCCGAACGCGCGGTGCGCCGCGACGAGGCCGGAAACGGCCTTCCCGTTGTACTCGGAATAGATCGTTCGATCCACCGACGGGGCCGCCCGGAGCGACCGCTCCTCCTCCGGCAGGGGGTAATACGCCTCGTCCGCGTCCTGGCTTCCGAAGAAGGCGCCGGTGGAGGGATCGTACAGCTTCGTGAGCAGGAACCGGAGGATGTCGCGGACGGCGGAGGCGAACGTCTCCTCTGCGGTCAGCTCGTGCGCGGAGGCGTACAGCGAAAGCAGTTCCGCGTTATCCGCCAGCATCTTCTCGTAATGGGGGACCGTCCAGTCCCTGCGGGTGGCGTACCGGAAAAAACCGCCTTCCACCCTGTCGAGAAGTTCCGATTCCGCCATCCTCCGAAGCACCGCCGCCAACGTTTCCCCCGCCTCGTGGTTCCCCTCGGCGATCCACGCGTCCCGGAGGAAAGCGAGGATCTCCGCGACGGGGAACTTCGGCTCCCGGAAGAACCCCGGGTGCGCCGGATCGTACTGCGCGAGGACGGCGTGTTTTACCAACGGAAGGTCTTCCGGCCGCGGCGCATCCGGAGCTTCGGTTCGCTCCGCCGCGACGTCGGCGTCGGGCTCCCCCGCATTCCGCAGGTAGTCGTCGACCCGATCACGGTCCCGCCGATAGAAGTCCCGGCACTTCTCGAGAAGCCCGGCCAGGGCGTCCGGCGGAAGGTACGTCGCGCCCGTCAGGAGCCGGCCGTCGGGAAAGAGCACCGCCGTCGTGGGCCACCCGCCCTGGTTGTACCGGTCGTTGATGTCGGGCCTCCGGTCGGTGTCGACCCGGATGGAGACGTAATCGTCGTTCAGGATGCGGATCACCCGCGGGTCGGCGAGGGAGGTCCCGTCCAGCACGTGGCACCAGTGGCACCAGGACGCGCCGATGTCGAGGAAGATCAGCTTTCCCTCGGCTCCCGCCCTCGCCAGCGCCTCCGGCTCCCACTCGTTCCAGCGAACTCCCGCGACTTCCGCCATGCCCGCTCCTTTCATGCCTTTTTCTACGATGAAACGCCGCGACACCGGGTTCCACGCGCGGGACAACGCGCGGGAGCGGCACGGCGAGCGCAGGTCAGCCGTAATACTGCAGGTAGAAGCAGAGGGCCGCGAGGCAGGCGGTGTACGGGGCGAAGCGCTGGAAGCGTCCCTTCACGACGATGCGCTCGACGAACAGGAGTGAGAGGTACCCGATGACAAGGGCGACGAGGAATCCCGCGACGGAAGGGGCGACGCCGGGCAGTACGGAGACCCCTTTTTTCAGGGTGAAGAGCGCCCCGCCGAGGATCGCGGGAATGGAGATGAGGAAGGAGAACTTCGCCGCGCGGCGCGGAGCGATCCCCAGCAGTAGGGCCAGGATGATGGTCGAGCCGGAACGGGACAGCCCGGGGAAGACCGCCATCCCCTGGATGACGCCGATCGCCACGGCCTCCCACCCGTCGATCCGGTCGGGGTCCTCCTTGTGGCGGAACCGCAGGTTCGTCAGGAGGAGCAGCGTGGTCAGGATGAGATAGCGCGCGCCGACTCCGCCGAAGGTGAGGCTCGTCTCGACGGTCTTATGGAAGATCACCCCGATGATGCCGGTGGGGATCGAGGCGACGATGGCCAGCCAGAGATCCCGGCGTCCCCACGCCGACGGCGCCGCCCACGAGTCGCGGCGAAACAGGGACGACACGATCGAGGCGACCTCGGAGCGCAGGAAGAAGAGGACGGCGGCCAGCGTCCCGAGGTGGAGCAGCAGGTCGAACGCCAGCTCGGGCTCGCGGATCCCGAAGAGGCGCTGCGCGAGGAGCAGGTGCCCCGAGCTGCTCACGGGGAGGAACTCGGTCGCGCCCTGGAGCAGTCCGAGGAGGATCGACTGAAGGAAGGTCACGGGTGGGGTGTCACGCCCGGACCGCCGCCCGGGCGCGCTCGACGGCTTCCTCCATCACGCCGCGGATCCGCCGCACGGCCGCCTCGTCCCTCCCTTCGAACCGCAGCACCAGCACCGGCTGGGTGTTGGAGGCCCGGACCAGCCCCCACCCGCCGTCGAAGAGGGCACGGATCCCGTCGACGTCGATCACCTCCCGCGCCTGCGGCGCCACGATCCGCGCCACCTCCTCCACCACCCGGAACTTGATCTCGTCGGGGCAATCGACGCGGATCTCGGGGGTGGACACCACGGGCGGCAGGTCCGACAGGAGGGCGCTCAACGGGCGTCCCTCCTTCGCGAGGATCTCGAACAGGCGCGCGGATGCGTAGATGGCGTCGTCGAACCCCAGGTAGCGATCCCGGAAGAAGACGTGCCCGCTCATCTCCCCCGCCAGCTCGGCGTTTTCCTCCTTCATCTTCGCCTTGATGAGGGAGTGCCCCGCCTTCCACATCACCGGACGCCCGCCGTGCCGCGCGATGTCCTCGTAGAGGTTCTGCGACGACTTCACTTCGGAAATGATCGACGCCCCCGGCTTGCGCGACAGGATCTCCCGCGCGAACAGGATGAGCAGGTAATCCCCGTAGATCACGTTCCCCTGTTCGTCGACCACCCCGATCCGGTCGGCATCGCCGTCGTACCCTACCCCGACGTCCGCCCCGGTCGCCTTCACTTTTTCCACGAGGAAGCGGAGGTTCTCGGGGACCGTGGGGTCCGGAAAGTGGTTGGGGAACCGGCCGTCCGGATCGCAGAACAGCTCGATCACCTCCATCCCCATCTCCCGGAACAGGTCGGGGGCCACCGCTCCGGCCGTCCCGTTTCCCGCGTCCACGACCACCTTGAGCTTCCGCGGGATCGAAAGGTTCCCCGCGACGAACTTCCGGTACTCGGGAAGGATCTCCCGGGAGACGATTTCCCCCTTCCCCTCCCGATACGCGCCCCGCTCGATGACGCGCCGCAGTTCCTGGATCCGCTCCCCGTACAGCGTCCCGGTACCGACGCACAGTTTGAACCCGTTGAACTCCGGGGGGTTGTGGCTCCCCGTGATCATGACGCCGCCGTCGGCGCCGAAATGGTGGATGGCGAAATAAAGGAGGGGCGTCGGGCAGACGCCCACGTCGATCACGTTCATCCCGGTGGAGAGGAGCCCTTCCGCGATCGCATCCCGGAACCCGGGCGAGGAAAGGCGACAGTCGCGTCCGAGCGCGACCGTACGGACGCCGTCCGCCGCCACGAATGTGCCGTACCCCTTCCCGAGCAGGACGACCGCGTCCCGGTGAAGGTCCCTCCCCACCAGGCCGCGGACGTCGTACTCGCGGAAGATCAGCGGATTGATCGGCGCCATATCCCTCAGTCGAGGTGGATTTCCATGTAGGTCTTGGAGGTGCGGCGGGCGACCTTGGTCCGGTGCGCGGCGCGGGAGACCTCCTTGGCTACGATCGGGCCGACCTTCCGGTTGAAGACCGACGGTATGATGTAATCCTCGGAGAGCTCCTCCTTGCCGACGCACGAGGCGATCGCGTACGCCGCGGCGAGCTTCATCTCCTCGTTGATGCACGTGGCCCGCGAATCGAGCGCCCCGCGGAAGATCCCCGGGAAGCACAGGACGTTGTTGATCTGGTTCGGGTAGTCGGAGCGCCCCGTCGCCATGATCCGCACGTAGGGCGCCGCCTCCTCGGGCATGATCTCCGGGTCGGGGTTCGCCATCGCGAAGACGATCGGGTCCTTCGCCATCTTCTTCAGGTCGTCGACCGTGATGAGCCCCGGGCCCGCCAGGCCGATGAACATGTCCGCCCCCGCGATCACGTCGGCAAGCTTCCCCTTCTCGTTGAACGGGTTCGCATGTTCCGCGTACCACTCCTTCATGAAGTTCATGTGCTGCTTGCGCCCCTTGTAGATCGCCCCGATCCGGTCCACCCCGATGATGTTGCGCGCGCCGGCGTTCATGATGATCTTGCTGCACGCCACCCCGGCGGCCCCGACGCCCGCGACCACGATCTTCATGTCCTCGATCCGCTTCTTGACGATCTTCAGGGAGTTCAGCAGCGAGGCCAGCACGACCACCGCCGTCCCGTGCTGATCGTCGTGGAAGACCGGGATCCCCATCTCGGCCTTCAGGCGCTCCTCGATCTCGAAGCAGCGCGGCGCGGAGATATCCTCGAGATTGATCCCGCCGAAGGTGGGCTCGAGCGCCTTGACGACCCGGATGATCTCCTCGGGATCCTTCGTGTTGAGGCAGATCGGCCAGGCGTCGATCCCGGCGAACTCCTTGAACAGCATCGCCTTCCCTTCCATGACCGGCATCGCCGCCTCGGGGCCGATGTCCCCAAGCCCCAGCACGGCCGTGCCGTCCGAAACGACGGCCACCGCGTTCCTCCGGATCGTCAGGGAGAACGACTTCTTCACGTCCTTCGAGATCGCCATGCACACCCGCGCGACGCCCGGGGTGTACGCCATGGAGAGGTCGTTCCGGGTCTTCACCGGGATCTTGTTGTGGACCTCGATCTTTCCGCCGAGGTGCATCAGGAAGGTCCGGTCGGAGACGTTCACGACCTTGACCCCCGCGATCAACTTCATGGCGTTGATGATCTCCTGCGCGTGCTCGATCCCCCGGGCCCGCGCGGTGATGTCCCGGATGACCGTTCCCTTCCCGTGACCGGAGAGGTCGATCGCCCCGATGTCGCCGCCGGCGGTGCCGATCGCCGTGGTCACTTTGCCGAGCATGCCGACCTTGTTCTGGATCTCCAACCGCATCGTGATGCTGTAGCTTTCGCTTGGAGAAAGCGTCATGGCCATGATTCCCCCCTACGCAGGTTGGTGGTGCGGATACAATCGGGTATTCTAGGCGGGCCGGACCCCGCAATTCAAGGGAATTAGCCCCTCGATGTCACTTCGCGGGCTCGCGGCGGTAGACCACAACATCGAACCCCTGGACGTCAACCTCGAAGACGAATCCCTCGACGGCGCAGGTAAAGAGGTCCCCGGGTTCGTGCGCATCGGTCCCGGAGGGGAACGCCCCCAGGGCGACGGATGCGTCGATGATTCCCCGCACCTCGCGGAACGTAAGGTCCATGGCGGTGATGATGTTGTAGACGCGCCCGTTGTGGGAGATCGGGTACACTTCGAAATCGTCCATGTCCATCCCTTGCCTCTTCCCGCGGTTCATTTGTCCCCAGTCTACCATGCGGGATTGAAAGAACCTTTCCCGTCTGCTACCTTCAACTCACCCGCCTTGCGCGGAAACCGGAGGGATCCCTTGCTCATCCAGGACGTCCTCGAGCACAATGCCCGCACCCATCCCTCCCGGGTCGCCCTCGTCGCGGGAAAAGAGGAAGTGACCTACCGGGAACTGCGCGACCGGGTCGGAGGCTACGCCGCCGTGCTCCGTTCGGGGGGGATCGGCAAGGGGGACCGCGTCGCGATCCTCGCGCAGAACTCCGTCCTCTACCTGGAGGCCCTTTTCGCGGTGACCCGGGCGGGCGCCGCCCTGGTTCCGCTGAACCACCTGCTGATCGGACGGGAACTGGTCGCCATCCTCGAGGACGCGGATGTGAAGGCGCTCCTGTTCACGGAGGAGTTCCGCGACCGGGTCGGGGAGATCCGTCCTTCCCTGCCGGGGATCGGCTGCTTCGTGCGCATCGACGACCCCGAACTGCCGAAGCAGGGGGAAGAGGACGCGCCGGACCCGTCTCCTCCCGTCCTCGAGACGGACATCGCGCTGGTGATCTACGACGGCGGAATATCGAGCCGTCCGCGGGGGGTGATGCTCTCCCACCGTAACCTGCTGGCCGCCTCCGCCTCTTCCGCGCTCGAGCTTTCCCTGTCGCGGAACGACGTCTTTCTTTCGTGCGCCTACCTCCCCTTCCTCGGCGGGACGGGACGGCTCCTGCGATTCCTCTACGTGGGGGCGACGATCGTCCTGCAGCCCGAGTTCGACCCGGTAGAGGCGCTGCGCGTGATCGAGCGCCGGTCCGTCACGCGGGTGCTCCTCACCCCGACGATGATGGCGCAGATCCTCGCCTTCCCATCCGCGGGGAAGTTCAACCTTTCCACCCTGAGGACCGTCCTGTACGGCGGCGCGGTGATCCCGCTGGACTTGCTCAAGCGCGCCATCCGGTTCTTCCGGTGCGGCCTCGCCCAGTCCCACGGCCAAGTGGAGTCCGCCGGCATCCTGACGGTCCTGCACGAGGAGGATCATTCGCTGGACGAGAGCACCCCCTACATGCGGAAGCTCATGTCCGTCGGAAAAGAGGCGATCGGTGTCGAGGTCCGGGTGGTCGACGAGGACGGCCTGGAGATCGCCCCGAACAAGGTGGGCGAGATCGTTGCCCGCGGGCCGAATATTTTCGAGGGGTACCGGAACGACCCGGCCCTCACCGCGAAGGTCCTGCGGGACGGCTGGCTCCGGACGGGGGACGTGGCCTCCATCGACGAGGAGGGGTACATCTACATCGTAGACAAGAAACGGGACACGCTGACGGTCGAGGGGATCTCGATCTCCCCGCGCGAGATCGAGAACATCCTTTGCGAGCACCCCTCCGTGAAGGAGGCCGCCGTGGTACCCCGGCCCGACTACACGATGGGCGAAGTGCCCGTGGCCGTGCTCGTGCTGCGGGGGGGGACTTCAGTAGACCCGGAGGAGATCCTGGACCACTGCCGGCGGAACATGGCCCCCTTCAAGGTACCGCGCGCGATCGAGTTCGTACCCGCCCTGCCGCGGAACGCCCAGGGGAAAGTGCTCAAGGCGCGGCTTCGCGACCGCCAGGCCTCCCGACGGCCCCGCTGATCACGTCGCCTTTCTCTCCTCCTCGCCGAACACTTCCGCGGTAAACGCCCGGAGCGTCGCCCCGTGCCGCCACGCCGACGGGGGCAGGCCGGCCTTCACGCACGTCTGGTCGAGGAACGTCTCCCGATCCCAGCCCCACTCGACGGGAACCTGGGGGAGCAGCAGACCCCGCATCCGCCCCTGCGCGACCATCAGCCCGTGCCTGCCGACCTCGACCTCTTCGGGCATGATGGGGAACAGGGGGGTGAGGACGGAGATCTCGACGCGCAGTGAGGGGAGTTCCTTCGGGGAGACGGGGGGAAAGCGCGGATCCTCGGTGGCCGCGGCCACCACGCACTCCTGGACCACCTTGAAGAGCGGCGCAACCGCCTCGGTGTAACCGATGCAGCCGCGCAGCCGCCCGTTCTTCGTGAGAGTGACGAATGCGGCTCCGGGGGCGGCCAGCTTCCCCCGCGCCCCTTCCTCGGGCGGAATCTTCCCCGCACCGATGTACCCTTCCAGCGCCCTGCGGGCGATTCCGAGAAGACCTTTTCGCTGCGACTCGTCCAGGTACGCCGCGGATCCCGCCCCGGCGGACTCCGTCATGGGTTCACCTCCGCAAGATTCAGCCAGGTTGCGGCCGGTACTCCGAGGAAATCGCCTCATCGAATCCCTCCGGCAGGTTCACGTCGCCGGGGATGACGATCTTCGGCTGGCAGGCGAGGAACGCGGGGACGATGTCGGGGTCGAACTGGGTCCCGGAGCAGCGCCGGATCTCGGCGATCGCCTCGTCGACGGGGAGCGCCTTCCTGTACGCGCGGGTGGAGGTCATCGCGTCGAAGGTGTCGGCGATCGTCATGATGCGGGATGCGAAAGGGATGTTTTTCCCCGCGAGACGCGAGGGGTACCCCTTCCCGTCGAACCGTTCGTGGTGGTGGAGGATGGCGGGGAGCAGGGGGCGGAAGAAGGGGATCGGTTCGAGGATCCGGACGGCCGTCTCGGGGTGGCGGACGATCTCCGCGAACTCCTCTTCCGAGAGCTTCCCGGGCTTGTTCAGGACCGCTTCCCGGACGCCGATCTTCCCGAGGTCGTGCAGCACCGACGCCCGGTAAAGGTCTTCCAGCTCCTGGCCCTTCATCCCCAGTTCCTCGGCGATGGCCACGGAGTAGAGCGTCACACGCTGCGAGTGTCCGCGGGTGTAGAAGTCTTTCGCCTCGAGCGCCTTGATCATCGCGTCGATGGACCGGACGTACATCGAATTGATGATGTCGGTCTGCTCTTTCACCTTTTTTTCGAGGTTCGTACGGTAATCGTTGAGCTGCCGCTCGAGATCCTTCTTGCGCAGCGCGTTCTCGATGGTGATCAGCAGGACGTCGAAGTTGAACGGTTTCGTGATGTAGTCGCACGCCCCCATCTTGAGCGCGTGGACGGCGGTGTCGAGCTCGGCGTTGGCGGACATGACGATGCCCGCGGTCCCGGGGGACCTCTTCCCCCACTCGCCGAGAAGCGTGATCCCGTCCATGACGGGCATCCGGATGTCGGTGAGGAGGACGTTGTACGGGCCGTTGCTTTCGAGCATGGCCAGCGCCTCGTTCCCGTCGGACGCCTCTTCAACGGAATATCCCGCGATTTCAAGGCGTTCCCGAACGATGGAACGGAGGAATTCTTCGTCATCGACCACGAGGACGCGAATCTTTGCGGCGGCTTCCGTGACTTCCGGGGTGTGGGTTGCAGAGCCCATGATCCCCTTATCGCCTTCGAAATTCGAAAACTTTACTGAAGAATCGAAAAATATTCCGCCGACGGATTCATACGTTGAACCGGACGTGCACGATGTCCCCGTCCTTGACGACGTACTCCTTTCCCTCGAGCCGCAGCTTTCCTTCCGTCTTGGCCTTCGCCATCGACCCGCACCGCAGGAAATCGTCGGAGGAGATGACCTCGGCCCGGATGAACCCCTTTTCCAGGTCGGAGTGGATCTTCCCCGCCGCCGTCGGGGCGGTGCTCCCCTCCCGCACGTTCCAGGCGCGCACCTCGTCCTCCCCCACCGTCAGGAAGGAGATATACCGCGTCGCCTCGAACGCGCCGCGAACGAGCTGGTCCCGGGCGGACCGCGCGATTCCCATCTCCTTCAGGAAGTCGGCCTGCTCGGCCGGCGACAGCTGGGCGATCTCCTCCTCCACCTTCGCGCACAGGCGCACCAGGGGAACCTTCGCTTTCTCCGCCTCCTTCGTCACGTCGGTGTGCGTCTCCGCCGTCTCCTCCCCTTCACCGACGTTCAGGATCAGAAGCGTCGGGAGGCGACTAATGAACCGGAACCCCGAGAGGACCCGTTCCTCCTCGACCGACAGGTCGACGCTCCGAAGGGGAATCTCCCGCTCGAACGCCGCGATCGCCTTGTGCAGGGCGGTCCACTCCGCGTCCCGCTTCGCCTCCTTCGTCATCCGCTCGATCCGCTTCTGCGCGACGAGGTAATCGGAGAGGACGATGGCGGAGGAGAGTTCGCGGAATTCCGCCGCCGGGTCGAGACCGCCGGGAGGCGCCGGGTGGTAGTCGTCGGCGAAGGCCCGGACGACCAGCGCGAGGACCTCGATGCTCCGAAGCTCCGTCAAGGCCTGCGGGGAGAGGGGGTCCGTCTCCCCGGCGTCGATGTCGTGGAACGCCATCGAGATGTAGGTGACCTTCTTCGGGCGGAAGATCTCCGCCATCCGGTCGACCCGCTCGTCCGGGACCTTGATGGCGCATACCCCCGCGCTCTTCCCCTGTGCGTTTCCTTCCGCGACGCCCGAAAGCGAACGGAACAGCGTGCTCTTCCCCGATCCCGTGTTTCCGAAGATCCCAACGTCCACCGTGCTGCCCCCTCCTTAAAATAGCTGTGCCCACCGGTCTTCCTACAGCGGGGGTACCCCAGGGAGCGCATTTCGTCCGGGAGTGGGGCGCCCCTTCCCCGGGAACGCCCGCTATTCGTCCGGAATCCCCGCCAGCAGGTCGTCCTCGGGCAAGGGTAGCCCGGGAAGCCGCGTCCTGGCAAGGACGTACGTCTCCATCCGCGCGAACTCCCGGTAGCCGGGACGCTCGAGGAGCCGCCGGGTGTCCTTCGCCTGGGTCTTGTGGCAATGGAAGGCGAGGATCTTCGTCTCTACCTGCTCCGAGGTGTCGATGAAGGTAGTGAGCCTCGCGCGCGGAACCCCGGAAAGGGGGGCGTCCCACCCCGCGAAGATCTCCTGCGCGATCTCGAATTGATACAGCTTGAGGGGCGCCCAGGGGGCGCCGTCGCCGGGGTACCACGTCGGATCGCCGGAGCGGTCGAAGGCGGAGAGGGCCACCTCGCACATGACCTTGTGATCGGGGTGGCGCGAGACCCCATCGGGGCCGAATCCCACAAGGACGTGAGGGCGCACCCGTCGGATCAGCTCGACGGCGCGCTCCACCAGTTGCTCCCGGGGCACGCTCGCCAGCTGCCCGTCGAGGAACCCGAGGAAGTGCACCTGGGCGATCCCGAGGATCTCCGCCGCCGCCATCAGCTCCCCGGCGCGCACCTCGCCGAGGTGTTCCCGGTCGGTCACCGGGGGATCGCCGACCATCCCGGCCTCCCCACGGGTCGCCGTCGCCAGATGGACAACCGCCCCCGCACGGGCATACCGGGCGATCGTCCCGCCGGTGCCGAACGTCTCGTCGTCGGGGTGCGCCAACAGGAACAGGATCCGTTTCCGCATGATCTTCCCCTTTCCTCAACGACTCCTATGATACTTCACGCGCCGGGAAAGGTTTCGCCTTGAGGAACGGAAGGTTGGATCCCTACCAGGTGTACCCCGCCTCGCCGTGCTCCGAGAGATCGAGTCCCATCACTTCGTCCTCCCGCGAGACGCGAAGCCCCATGAGCTTGTCCAGGACTTTCAGCAACGCATAGGTGACAACGAAGGAGTAGACCAGCACGACCCCCACCGCCAGCGCCTGGATCGCGAGCTGCTTCGGGTTTCCGTAGAACAGGCCGTCGGCCCCACCCGGATTGACCAGCTTCGTGGCGAACAGTCCGGTCGCCAGCGTGCCGAGCACTCCGCCGACGCAGTGGACGCCCACCACGTCCAGGGAGTCGTCATATCCGAGCCGGCCCTTCATCATCACGGCGCCGTAGCAGATCGTCCCCGCCACCCCGCCGATCAAGAGGGCGGAAACCGGCTGGACGAACCCGGACGCCGGGGTGATGGTGCCGAGTCCCGCGATGCAACCGGAGGCGGCGCCGAGGACGGTCGGCTTGCCGCGGTGGATCCACTCGGTGAACATCCAGGCGAGGGTGCCCGCGGCGGCGGCCATGTGGGTCGATACGAAGGCCCGGACGGAGAGGCCGTCCGCGGCGAGAGCGCTCCCGGCGTTGAAGCCGAACCATCCGAACCAGAGCAACCCCGCCCCCAGCACCGTCATCGGCAGGTTGTGCGGCGCCATGTTCTCGCTGCTGAACCCTTTCCGTTTCCCGACCACCAGGGCCGCCGCCAGGGCGGAGACCCCCGCGGTGATGTGCACGACCGTTCCTCCCGCGAAATCGATCGCCCCGAGGTTTCGAAGCCATCCGCCGATCCCCCACATCCAGTGCGCGACCGGGTTGTAGACCAGCAGCGACCATACCAGGCTGAAGACGAGGAACGTGGAGAACCGGAACCGCTCCGCGAACGCTCCCGCGATCAGCGCGGGCGTGATGACCGCGAACATCATCTGGTAGATCATGAACGCCTGGTGGGGAACCGTTGCCGCGTACCCCTTGTGCGGTTCGATCCCGACACCGCCCAGGCCGAACCAGGAGAGATCGCC is part of the bacterium genome and encodes:
- a CDS encoding ammonium transporter; its protein translation is MNNGDTAWLLVSAALVMIMTPALAMFYGGMVRRKNILGTIMQSFIVIALISVEWMLVGYSAAFGPDLGGMIGDLSWFGLGGVGIEPHKGYAATVPHQAFMIYQMMFAVITPALIAGAFAERFRFSTFLVFSLVWSLLVYNPVAHWMWGIGGWLRNLGAIDFAGGTVVHITAGVSALAAALVVGKRKGFSSENMAPHNLPMTVLGAGLLWFGWFGFNAGSALAADGLSVRAFVSTHMAAAAGTLAWMFTEWIHRGKPTVLGAASGCIAGLGTITPASGFVQPVSALLIGGVAGTICYGAVMMKGRLGYDDSLDVVGVHCVGGVLGTLATGLFATKLVNPGGADGLFYGNPKQLAIQALAVGVVLVYSFVVTYALLKVLDKLMGLRVSREDEVMGLDLSEHGEAGYTW
- a CDS encoding DUF933 domain-containing protein, whose protein sequence is MDVGIFGNTGSGKSTLFRSLSGVAEGNAQGKSAGVCAIKVPDERVDRMAEIFRPKKVTYISMAFHDIDAGETDPLSPQALTELRSIEVLALVVRAFADDYHPAPPGGLDPAAEFRELSSAIVLSDYLVAQKRIERMTKEAKRDAEWTALHKAIAAFEREIPLRSVDLSVEEERVLSGFRFISRLPTLLILNVGEGEETAETHTDVTKEAEKAKVPLVRLCAKVEEEIAQLSPAEQADFLKEMGIARSARDQLVRGAFEATRYISFLTVGEDEVRAWNVREGSTAPTAAGKIHSDLEKGFIRAEVISSDDFLRCGSMAKAKTEGKLRLEGKEYVVKDGDIVHVRFNV
- a CDS encoding PIG-L family deacetylase translates to MRKRILFLLAHPDDETFGTGGTIARYARAGAVVHLATATRGEAGMVGDPPVTDREHLGEVRAGELMAAAEILGIAQVHFLGFLDGQLASVPREQLVERAVELIRRVRPHVLVGFGPDGVSRHPDHKVMCEVALSAFDRSGDPTWYPGDGAPWAPLKLYQFEIAQEIFAGWDAPLSGVPRARLTTFIDTSEQVETKILAFHCHKTQAKDTRRLLERPGYREFARMETYVLARTRLPGLPLPEDDLLAGIPDE